One segment of Dolichospermum sp. DET69 DNA contains the following:
- the clpB gene encoding ATP-dependent chaperone ClpB: MQPTNPDQFTEKAWEAIAHTPDVAKQYQQQQLESEHLMKGLLEQEGLASAIFTKAGANLQKVRDRTEQFIQRQPKVSGNSTSVYLGRSLDTLLDRAEKYRQEFKDEYISIEHLLLGYAKDDRFGKGLCQEFGLDENKLKNIIKEIRGKQKVTDQNPEGKYQSLEKYGRDLTEAARKGQLDPVIGRDDEIRRTVQILSRRTKNNPVLIGEPGVGKTAIAEGLAQRIVAGDVPQSLKDRKLISLDMGALIAGAKFRGEFEERLKAVLKEVTESDGNIVLFIDEIHTVVGAGATQGSMDAGNLLKPMLARGELRCIGATTLDEYRKYLEKDAALERRFQQVYVDQPNVVDTISILRGLKERYEVHHGVRISDSALVAAATLSNRYISDRFLPDKAIDLVDEAAARLKMEITSKPEELDEIDRKILQLEMEKLSLQKESDPASRERLERLEKELADLKEEQRTLSTQWQSEKGIITRIQSIKEEIDRVNLEIQQARSERNQDLMKASELQYGKLPDLQNQLQAVETELSHTQGTGKSLLREEVTEADIAEIISKWTGIPLNKLVESEKEKLLHLEDELHQRVVGQHEAVTAVADAIQRSRAGLSDPNRPIASFVFLGPTGVGKTELAKALASYMFDTEEALVRIDMSEYMEKHAVSRLIGAPPGYIGYEEGGQLTEAIRRRPYAVILFDEIEKAHPDVFNIFLQILDDGRVTDAQGRTVDFKNSIIIMTSNIGSQYILDLAGDDNRYDEMRNRVMEAMRSSFRPEFLNRLDELIIFHSLQKSELRHIVQLQVDRLKQRLTDRKISLKLSSSALDFLAEVGYDPVFGARPLKRAIQRELETQIAKAILRGDFSDGDTIFVDIQNERLSFNRLPAEVFMG, from the coding sequence ATGCAGCCGACTAACCCCGATCAATTTACGGAAAAAGCCTGGGAAGCGATCGCCCATACCCCTGATGTCGCTAAACAGTACCAGCAACAGCAGCTAGAAAGTGAACATCTGATGAAAGGGTTGCTAGAACAGGAAGGACTGGCCAGCGCGATTTTTACTAAAGCTGGGGCAAATCTCCAAAAAGTCCGAGACCGCACCGAGCAGTTCATTCAACGTCAACCCAAGGTATCTGGTAATAGCACTTCCGTTTATTTAGGACGGAGTTTAGATACACTATTAGATCGGGCAGAAAAATATCGTCAGGAATTTAAAGACGAATATATTTCTATTGAACATTTACTGCTGGGTTACGCCAAAGATGACCGTTTTGGAAAGGGTTTATGCCAAGAATTTGGTTTAGACGAAAACAAACTCAAAAATATTATTAAAGAAATTCGGGGGAAGCAAAAAGTGACAGACCAAAATCCAGAAGGTAAATATCAATCACTGGAGAAGTACGGCCGCGATCTCACAGAAGCCGCCCGCAAAGGTCAATTAGACCCCGTAATCGGTCGTGATGATGAAATCCGGCGCACGGTACAAATTCTCTCCCGGAGAACTAAAAATAACCCGGTTTTAATTGGTGAACCGGGCGTGGGTAAAACTGCGATCGCCGAAGGTTTAGCACAGCGTATAGTAGCGGGTGATGTTCCCCAATCTCTCAAAGACCGCAAACTGATCAGTTTAGATATGGGGGCTTTAATTGCGGGGGCAAAATTCCGAGGTGAATTTGAAGAACGTCTCAAAGCCGTATTAAAAGAAGTCACAGAATCAGACGGAAATATTGTTTTATTTATTGATGAAATTCATACTGTTGTCGGTGCAGGTGCAACCCAAGGATCTATGGATGCTGGAAACTTATTAAAACCGATGTTAGCGCGAGGTGAGTTACGCTGTATTGGGGCGACAACTTTAGACGAATACCGCAAATATTTGGAAAAAGATGCCGCTTTAGAAAGACGCTTTCAACAAGTTTATGTAGATCAGCCCAATGTTGTTGATACAATTTCGATCTTACGCGGTTTGAAAGAACGTTATGAAGTTCATCACGGGGTGAGAATTTCTGATAGTGCTTTAGTTGCTGCGGCTACGTTATCTAATCGTTATATTAGCGATCGCTTTCTTCCGGATAAAGCCATTGATTTAGTTGATGAAGCCGCTGCTAGACTGAAAATGGAGATTACATCCAAACCCGAAGAACTAGACGAAATTGATCGGAAAATTCTCCAATTGGAAATGGAAAAACTCTCTTTACAAAAAGAAAGTGATCCTGCTTCCCGTGAACGGTTAGAAAGATTAGAAAAAGAACTCGCAGACCTGAAAGAAGAACAAAGAACTCTCAGCACACAATGGCAATCTGAAAAAGGTATTATCACCAGAATTCAGTCAATTAAAGAAGAAATTGACCGTGTGAATTTAGAAATTCAACAAGCCCGAAGTGAGAGAAACCAGGATCTCATGAAGGCTTCGGAATTACAGTATGGCAAATTACCAGATTTACAAAACCAATTACAAGCCGTAGAAACTGAACTTTCCCACACCCAAGGAACCGGAAAATCTTTACTCAGAGAAGAAGTTACAGAAGCCGATATTGCGGAAATTATTTCTAAATGGACAGGCATTCCCCTAAATAAATTAGTGGAATCAGAAAAAGAAAAACTTCTACATTTAGAAGATGAATTACATCAGCGGGTTGTCGGTCAACATGAAGCCGTTACCGCTGTAGCTGATGCCATTCAGCGTTCTCGGGCTGGACTCTCTGACCCTAACCGTCCCATAGCTAGTTTTGTCTTCCTTGGTCCGACAGGTGTGGGGAAAACTGAACTGGCGAAAGCCTTAGCCTCCTATATGTTCGATACAGAGGAAGCTCTGGTGCGGATTGATATGTCAGAATACATGGAGAAGCACGCCGTTTCTCGTTTAATCGGTGCGCCTCCAGGATATATTGGCTATGAAGAAGGAGGACAACTCACTGAAGCTATTCGTCGTCGTCCCTATGCGGTGATTTTATTCGACGAAATCGAAAAAGCCCACCCCGACGTTTTTAATATTTTCCTGCAAATTCTGGATGATGGCAGGGTAACAGATGCCCAAGGTCGAACGGTAGACTTTAAAAATAGTATCATTATCATGACCAGTAATATCGGTTCTCAATACATCCTTGATCTAGCTGGAGATGATAACCGTTACGATGAAATGCGTAATCGAGTCATGGAAGCGATGCGAAGTAGTTTCCGTCCAGAGTTCTTAAACCGTCTTGATGAATTGATTATTTTCCACAGTTTACAAAAATCGGAATTGCGGCATATTGTCCAGTTACAGGTAGATAGGTTAAAACAAAGATTAACCGACAGAAAAATATCCTTGAAATTATCTAGTTCTGCTCTTGACTTTTTAGCAGAAGTAGGGTATGATCCCGTTTTTGGTGCAAGACCATTAAAAAGAGCGATTCAGCGGGAATTAGAAACCCAAATAGCCAAAGCCATTTTACGCGGTGATTTTAGCGATGGTGACACCATTTTTGTAGATATTCAAAATGAGCGTCTTTCCTTTAATCGCTTACCCGCAGAAGTATTTATGGGTTAG
- a CDS encoding DUF924 domain-containing protein codes for MSQATTILDFWFGHLNDPNYGKIQPFWFEKSPDFDAKVRDLFLEDYQKAVAGYLHDWMNSPETCLALILLLDQFPRNMFRDTPEAFATDWEALSLAQHATSQGYDRKLLSVQRWFIYLPFEHSEDPVDQRNCIKLFQQLSHDPNSVRAIESAFRHKEIISRFGRFPHRNAILGRISTPEEEEFLAGPNSSF; via the coding sequence ATGTCACAGGCAACTACTATTTTAGATTTTTGGTTTGGTCATCTAAATGACCCAAATTATGGGAAAATTCAACCATTTTGGTTTGAAAAATCACCAGATTTCGATGCTAAAGTCCGCGACCTTTTTTTGGAAGATTACCAAAAAGCGGTAGCAGGATATTTACATGATTGGATGAACTCACCAGAAACCTGTTTAGCTTTAATTTTACTACTAGATCAATTTCCCCGCAATATGTTTCGTGATACTCCAGAAGCCTTTGCAACTGACTGGGAAGCACTGTCATTAGCCCAACACGCGACGAGTCAGGGTTATGACCGTAAACTATTGTCTGTGCAACGCTGGTTTATATATTTACCCTTTGAACATAGTGAAGACCCAGTTGATCAGCGCAATTGCATTAAGCTATTTCAACAACTTAGTCATGATCCCAATAGTGTAAGAGCGATTGAATCAGCTTTTCGACACAAAGAAATAATTTCCCGATTTGGTCGCTTTCCCCATCGTAACGCCATTTTAGGACGCATATCTACCCCAGAGGAAGAGGAATTTTTGGCAGGACCTAATTCTTCTTTTTAG
- a CDS encoding cyclase has protein sequence MPNSNLKNPDYPTLLLSDPFWNQDQQRLLMQGEILLKTRSHTSWGGAVTAWMYVPLIRSHVWQQITDYPRWVQYFPDITKSEIISKGDVKRLYQAAQKAFLFFTAQVEIYVRVVEVVGQQVQFRMEKGSFNDFQASLELKDMGNGTLLAYTVQATPNIPIPSIFIEQAMNLELPANLCKMRQVLCNHQ, from the coding sequence ATGCCAAATTCAAATCTTAAAAATCCCGACTACCCCACGTTATTGCTATCAGATCCCTTTTGGAATCAAGATCAGCAAAGATTACTCATGCAGGGGGAAATATTACTAAAAACACGATCTCATACTAGCTGGGGTGGCGCTGTTACCGCTTGGATGTATGTTCCCCTGATCAGATCTCATGTCTGGCAACAAATTACAGATTACCCCCGCTGGGTACAATATTTTCCCGATATCACTAAAAGCGAAATCATCTCCAAAGGAGATGTTAAACGTCTGTATCAAGCCGCACAAAAAGCCTTTTTATTTTTCACAGCCCAAGTAGAAATTTATGTGCGTGTGGTGGAAGTCGTAGGTCAGCAGGTCCAGTTTCGCATGGAAAAAGGCTCATTTAACGATTTTCAGGCCAGTTTAGAACTCAAAGACATGGGTAATGGCACTTTATTAGCCTATACAGTCCAAGCAACCCCTAATATTCCCATTCCCTCAATTTTTATTGAACAAGCAATGAATTTGGAATTACCAGCAAATCTATGTAAAATGCGACAGGTGCTTTGTAATCATCAATAA
- a CDS encoding DUF4360 domain-containing protein — translation MNHQNFQNKSIKFVQASLAAAALMIASVGPAFAESKVKIVGAGYGGSGCPEGSASVNVSPDGQELSILFDKFIALGNKSSEARKSCNLSIPIQVPQGFQISLYDADYRGYVAPGTTGKLRAEYFFAGQRGPVFSRTFRGETDYNVQDKLMTIGDVWSACGDSVNMRVNAAMIASGQGMATLDSFDLAHRGLVYHVKYRQCR, via the coding sequence ATGAATCATCAAAATTTCCAGAATAAATCTATCAAGTTTGTACAAGCTTCTCTGGCTGCTGCTGCACTGATGATAGCTTCTGTGGGGCCTGCCTTTGCTGAGAGCAAAGTTAAAATCGTAGGTGCAGGATATGGTGGTAGTGGTTGCCCTGAAGGATCTGCTAGTGTAAACGTTAGTCCCGATGGTCAAGAGCTAAGTATTCTATTTGATAAATTTATCGCTCTGGGCAATAAATCATCAGAAGCACGCAAAAGCTGTAATTTGAGCATTCCTATTCAAGTACCCCAAGGGTTTCAAATTTCCCTCTACGATGCTGATTATCGGGGCTATGTTGCTCCCGGGACAACGGGGAAACTAAGAGCAGAATACTTTTTTGCTGGTCAGCGTGGCCCCGTCTTTTCTAGAACATTCAGAGGAGAAACTGACTACAACGTTCAAGATAAATTAATGACTATAGGTGATGTCTGGTCAGCCTGTGGTGATAGTGTAAATATGCGGGTGAATGCTGCAATGATCGCTAGTGGTCAAGGGATGGCGACTCTTGACTCTTTTGATCTGGCCCATCGTGGTTTAGTTTACCACGTGAAATATCGTCAGTGTCGGTAA